The genomic segment GCGCGGACCTCTGGTACCTGCGCAAGGGGCTGTACACCACGGTTGCCGGAGCGCGTCCGGCGGGAACCACGAACCTGCTGGAGGATGTCGCGGTTCCGGTGGACTCGCTGACAGCCACGATCGATGACCTTGCGGGGCTCTTCGGCCAGCACGGCTATGACGACGCCGTCATCTTCGGGCACGCGAAGGACGGCAACATCCACTTCATGATCAACCCCACCCTGTCCGATCCGCGGCAATTGGACACCTACGCCGAGTTCACCGAACAGATGGTGACGGCGGTCCTGGCACGAAAGGGGACCCTGAAGGCCGAACACGGCACCGGCCGGATCATGGCGCCCTATGTCCGGCGACAGTTCGGCGACGAGCTCTACGACGTGATGTGCCAGGTCAAGAAGCTGGCCGACCCCGCGGGAATGCTCAATCCGGGCACCCTGCTGGAGGACGATCCGACGGCCCACCTGAAGAACCTCAAGACGATGGCGCCCGTCGACGACTTCGTGGACCGCTGCGTGGAGTGCGGCTACTGCGAGCCGACCTGTCCGTCCAAGGACCTGACCACCACCCCGCGGCGCCGGATCGCCCTGTTGCGGGAGATCCAGGTGCGCTCGGATGCCGAGGCGGACGAGTTGCGCAGGGCCTATGACTACGAGGCGGTGGACACCTGTGCGGTGGACTCCCTGTGCAGCAAGGCATGCCCCGTGCTGATCGACACCGGCGTCTTCATGAAGAAGTTCCGGGCCGAGCGGCATGGTGAGCGCGCGATGAAGGCCTCCGTGAAGGTTGCCGAGCAGTGGGGCCCCATCACCACCGGCCTGCGGGCGGGGATGAAGGTGGCCGACGTCCTGCCCACCGCCGCGCTGGCGGCTGCCACGACGATCGGGCGCACCGTGATCAGCAAGGACCTGCTGCCCGCCGTGGGTTCCGACCTGCCCCATTCCGGCATGGCGCGCCCGGAGCCGACGAGCGTGCCGGAGGCTCGTGGCGTGCTCTTCGCCTCCTGCCTGGGCGAGATCTTCGGGCCCTCGGAATCGGGTTGCGGCCGCGGGGCCACCGATGCCGTGACGCAGATCTGTGCTGCCGCCGGCGTGGGCCTGGACATCCCGGACCTGGACGGGCTGTGCTGCGGCACGGTGTGGGTCTCGAAGGGCTTCACGGAGGGATCACGGGCCATGGCCGAGCGGACCTTCGACATCCTGTGGCCGGCCACCCGCGAGGGCAGGCTCCCGGTCGTGTGCGACGCGGCCTCCTGCTCACACGGTCTCGAAGGATTGGCCAAGCACCTGCCCGAGGCCAAGGCGGAGCTGTGGAAGAGCGTCACGGTGGAGGATGCGGTGACCTTCGTGGCGCGGGAGTGCGTGCCCGCGCTGGACCTGGAGCCCCGCGGAAGCGTGGTGCTGCACCCGACCTGTTCGATGATCCATCTGGGGTGCGTGGAGGATGCCGTGGCCTGCGCCAAGGCCGCCTTCGCCGACGTGGTGCTGCCTGTCGAGGCGGGTTGCTGTGGCTTCGCGGGTGACCGCGGCATGCTGCATCCCGAGCTGACGGCATCGGCCACCGTCGCGGAGGCCCGCGAGGTGGCATCCGTGGTGGGGGAGCGGGCGGCCGCAGGGCGCCCCGTGGAGGCCTTCGCGAGTGCCAATCGGACCTGCGAGATGGGAATGTCGCGGGCCACGGGCCAGGAGTATCGACACGTGCTCGAACTCCTGGCGGAACGGTTGGCCCCGCGTCACTAGGATGGCGTCATGGATTGCCTCTTCTGCAGCATCGTGGCCGGTGACATCCCCAGCCGCAAGGTCTACGAGGACGAGAAGGCCTACGCCTTCCTCGACATCTCGCCGTGGCACAAGGGACACACCCTGGTCATCCCGAAGCGCCACGTCGACGACCTGACGGGGGACCCGACGGTGCTGACGGAGATTGCCCCGGCCATCAGCCACGTCTCCCGCCTGCTCGTCGACCGTCTGGACGCCGACGGTCTCAACATGGTCTCCAGTGCGGGGCCCGTCGCCGGGCAGGAGGTCTTCCACCTCCACGTCCACCTGGTGCCGCGTTATGGCGAGCATGCCGGTCTGGGTGAGCTCTTCCGCAAGCAGGTGGAGGACGATCCCGACCAGGTGCTTGCTCGCATCGTCGGCTGAGATTCCACCCTGCAAGGGGTTTGCGGACGGGTGACCAATAATTGCGACCCCGCTTCAATCTGTTCACTTTCAACTGTGTAGCGTTCATCAATGTCAGGGTGGCCATAGGGGGTCACCCGCAACGCAGAGGGAAGTGACCAGTCATGGGACGCATCGTCAACCGTATCCTGTCCAAGGTCTTCGGCATCGTGCTGCTGCTCGTCGGCGTCGGTGCCCTGATTGGTGGCAACTACGCCCACGGCTACGTGCGCGACCAGCTGGCGCAGGAGAAGATCACCATGCCGGCGGCGGACAAGCTCACCAGCCAGGAGATGAAGGACTCGCTGGGGAAGTGGTCCGGCCAGCAGATGACCACCGGCCCCCAGGCCGAGGCCTTCGCCAATGACTACCTGTGGGAGCACATGATGGCCGCCTCGGGCGGCAAGACCTACGAGGAGGTCTCCGGCGAGTACATGAAGATCGCGGACAAGACCTCCGCCGAGGCCCAGAAGGCCGGCGCCCTGCGTCAGACCATGTTCATGGGTGACTCGCTGCGCTCCATGCTGCTCACTGCCTATGCCTTCTGGCTGGTGGGCACCATTGTCACCGTCGCGGGCTGGGTGTGCCTTGCGCTGGGGCTGCTGCTGTCCGTGCTCGGCTGGTTCGTCTGGCGCAAGAAGGGTGACGAGGCTGTCGCTCACGTCTGAGATCGGTTTGCATGGAGGGTCCGTCCCACGCGGGACGGGCCCTGCGGCGTCCATATTCCGGAAAACCGTCTCACAATGTGAGAGTTCGTGGGGAAGTCGTTGACCCCGCACGCGCCGCGCGAGAGTGTTTGAGTCATGCAGAGCACCAACCTCGTACTTGCCAAGCGCTGAGACCACGCACCACCGGTCGAGGCGCTACCTCCGTTTGCCCTGGGCAACGGGGGTTTTTTGTTGGCCGGATGCCTTGTCCGGCTGGCGGAATGGCACCGAGGGCACAGGCCCGGCACGACATCATCAAGGCGGGTTCCAGACCCGCATGTAGCAACCGACGAAGGGATAGTCATGGCAGCCGCCGACTCCACACCACGGATGATGACTGGCTCGCAGGCGCTGGTCGCCTCGCTGGAGCGTCTCGGGGTAGAGGTTGTCTTCGGCCTTCCCGGTGGCGCCATCATGCCCGCCTATGACGCGCTGTATGACTCCAAGATCCGACACATCCTGGTCCGTCACGAGCAGGGCGCCGGGCATGCGGCCGAGGGATACGCCGTCGCCACCGGACGCGTGGGCGTCTGCATCGCCACCTCCGGCCCCGGCGCCACCAACTTGGTCACGCCCATCGCTGACGCCTACATGGACTCGGTGCCCATGGTGGCCATCACCGGCCAGGTCAACTCGAACTTCATCGGGACCGATGCCTTCCAGGAGGCCGACATCCGCGGCATCACGATGCCGATCAGCAAGCACAACTTCCTGATCACCCGTACCGAGGACATCCCCCGGGCGGTCAAGGAGGCCTTCCACATTGCCGAGACCGGCCGACCTGGCCCTGTCCTGGTGGACATCGCCAAGGATGCGCTGGTGGGAAGCGCGCCCTTCGTGTGGCCGTCCGGGATCGACCTGCCCGGCTACAAGCCCACCACCAAGCCCCACAGCCGCCAAGTGCGCGAGGCGGCCAAGATGATCGCCGAGGCCAAGCGGCCCGTGCTCTACATCGGCGGCGGCGTGATCAAGGCACGCGCGGCCGACGAGCTGGCGCAGCTGGTGAAGGCCACCGGCATCCCCGTCGTCACCACCCTGATGGCCCGTGGCGCCTTCCCGGACAGCCACGAGCTGCACATGGGGATGCCCGGCATGCACGGCAGCGTCTCCGCCGTCGGCGCCATCCAGCAGTCTGACCTGCTGATCGCCGTCGGCACCCGCTTCGATGACCGCGTCACCGGCCGGCTGGACAGCTTCGCCCCCAAGGCCAAGGTCATCCACGCCGACATCGACCCGGCCGAGATCAGCAAGAACCGGATCGCGGACCTGCCCGTGGTCGGCGACGCCCGCGCCTTCCTGTACGAGCTCAATGCGGCCATGGGCAAGGTCGAGATGCAGGACCTGTCCGGCTGGCACCACAACCTGGCCTCGCTGAAGAAGCGCTACCCGCTCGGCTGGGAGGAGCCCACCGAGGGCCGCCTCAGCCCGCAGTACGTGATCAAGCGGATAGGTGAGCTCAGCGGACCCGACGCCATCTACGCCTCCGGCGTCGGCCAGCACCAGATGTGGGCCGCGCACTTCCTGCCGCACGAGAAGCCCGGCAAGTGGCTCAACTCCGGCGGCGC from the Luteococcus japonicus genome contains:
- a CDS encoding FAD-binding and (Fe-S)-binding domain-containing protein; translation: MADKDAAGWQVSGVDRRGVSERLVDRISMAHDASHYLVTPRVVVTARDAGEVAAVLRQAQTDGRRVTFRSGGTSLSGQALSDDVLLDVRQNFRGVTVLDEGRRVRCEPGATIRTVNAHLARHGRRLGPDPASEIACTVGGVVANNSSGMSCGTERNTYRTLDSLVLVLPSGTVVDTGLPDADERLRRDEPELWHGLAALRDRVRGNDQSMATIAQQYAMKNTMGYGLNSFVDHDQPVHILEHLVIGSEGTLGFVAQATFNTVPVQPFAATALLVVDELGIATDALSAMVNGGATALELMDAASLRVVQQYKEASPELAALHVDRHAGLLVEATSDSAEELAARMANLNDVMAALPIPAPPRFTDVARERADLWYLRKGLYTTVAGARPAGTTNLLEDVAVPVDSLTATIDDLAGLFGQHGYDDAVIFGHAKDGNIHFMINPTLSDPRQLDTYAEFTEQMVTAVLARKGTLKAEHGTGRIMAPYVRRQFGDELYDVMCQVKKLADPAGMLNPGTLLEDDPTAHLKNLKTMAPVDDFVDRCVECGYCEPTCPSKDLTTTPRRRIALLREIQVRSDAEADELRRAYDYEAVDTCAVDSLCSKACPVLIDTGVFMKKFRAERHGERAMKASVKVAEQWGPITTGLRAGMKVADVLPTAALAAATTIGRTVISKDLLPAVGSDLPHSGMARPEPTSVPEARGVLFASCLGEIFGPSESGCGRGATDAVTQICAAAGVGLDIPDLDGLCCGTVWVSKGFTEGSRAMAERTFDILWPATREGRLPVVCDAASCSHGLEGLAKHLPEAKAELWKSVTVEDAVTFVARECVPALDLEPRGSVVLHPTCSMIHLGCVEDAVACAKAAFADVVLPVEAGCCGFAGDRGMLHPELTASATVAEAREVASVVGERAAAGRPVEAFASANRTCEMGMSRATGQEYRHVLELLAERLAPRH
- a CDS encoding acetolactate synthase large subunit; translated protein: MAAADSTPRMMTGSQALVASLERLGVEVVFGLPGGAIMPAYDALYDSKIRHILVRHEQGAGHAAEGYAVATGRVGVCIATSGPGATNLVTPIADAYMDSVPMVAITGQVNSNFIGTDAFQEADIRGITMPISKHNFLITRTEDIPRAVKEAFHIAETGRPGPVLVDIAKDALVGSAPFVWPSGIDLPGYKPTTKPHSRQVREAAKMIAEAKRPVLYIGGGVIKARAADELAQLVKATGIPVVTTLMARGAFPDSHELHMGMPGMHGSVSAVGAIQQSDLLIAVGTRFDDRVTGRLDSFAPKAKVIHADIDPAEISKNRIADLPVVGDARAFLYELNAAMGKVEMQDLSGWHHNLASLKKRYPLGWEEPTEGRLSPQYVIKRIGELSGPDAIYASGVGQHQMWAAHFLPHEKPGKWLNSGGAGTMGYCVPAAMGAQAGNPDAVVWGIDGDGCFQMTNQELVTCALNDIPIKIAVINNNVLGMVRQWQTLFFDQRYSHTDLNSERIPDFPKLAEAMGCVGLRAETPEEVDEVIKKALSINDGPVVVEFVVEKDAMVWPMVAAGTGNDDIKIARDMAPEWEEEAL
- a CDS encoding HIT family protein — encoded protein: MDCLFCSIVAGDIPSRKVYEDEKAYAFLDISPWHKGHTLVIPKRHVDDLTGDPTVLTEIAPAISHVSRLLVDRLDADGLNMVSSAGPVAGQEVFHLHVHLVPRYGEHAGLGELFRKQVEDDPDQVLARIVG